In one Mercenaria mercenaria strain notata unplaced genomic scaffold, MADL_Memer_1 contig_590, whole genome shotgun sequence genomic region, the following are encoded:
- the LOC128554650 gene encoding uncharacterized protein LOC128554650, producing the protein MSKRVHAHHHAISCDMCGNWQHRKCGSTGITVKQYKAAVAAGSDLAFICAPCELKIPPVDDDHNSVTDDEIQMDLEQTVPHPDSLKPKCIFAIPDSLHPGDF; encoded by the exons ATGAG CAAGAGAGTGCATGCTCACCATCATGCAATTTCGTGTGATATGTGCGGTAACTGGCAGCACAGAAAATGTGGATCAACAG GTATCACCGTAAAACAGTATAAGGCTGCTGTTGCTGCTGGGTCAGATTTGGCATTTATATGTGCACCATGTGAACTGAAAATTCCGCCAGTAGACGATGATCACAATAGCGTAACAGATGACGAAATTCAAATGGATCTTGAGCAG actgttccacaccCTGACAGCCTCAAACCTAAATGTATTTTTGCCATACCTGACAGTCTTCACCCTGGGGACTTCTAA
- the LOC128554648 gene encoding BTB/POZ domain-containing protein 6-A-like: MSTRQQSFLTRQRGNSKGIFRRTSRPTSNKSAPSSDKSVSFNFNHDWQSGKSLAECNKQMLKASFLTDVISTLKTEKKEKSSRRTNSSPASRSSVFFSKLCGSHNSENVFTVGDIEPKIFNKLLGYIYTDEVDLTTKTVLPLLYAAKKYKLQGLVTKCCEKLTADIDTESVCTLLEQAHEYKEVELEKHCLQYIFKNAHAVLQTASFQNLCGACLKKIIHSDDLKADESKIYEAVCHWSAKECKRQKLSPTPDNRSRVLGKLIYFVRFPLLDLEYFAENVPPQGLLTKDEITQILRYFHSRTSPSVGPFISRRRALTRVVRFETTSGAWNVGNYIFDSIRFQSSRDITLHGVVVYGCFTGMSEYDVAVRILNNKQEIIAQNNLIIESNADIEMCDILLSNAIRLDAMTWYTIMLNMEGPQTKRGVCGKEMVYYEQVQFMFKNSSFPQNCTSEREGQIPGILFH; this comes from the exons atgtctacaagacaacAGAGCTTTTTGACTAGACAGCGAGGAAATAGTAAAGGAATTTTCAGACGAACAAGTAGACCTACTTCTAATAAGTCAGCACCTTCGTCAGACAAGTCTGTGAG TTTTAACTTTAACCATGACTGGCAGTCGGGTAAAAGTCTTGCAGAATGTAACAAGCAAATGTTAAAAGCCAGTTTTCTCACTGACGTCATTTCCACATTGAAAAcggaaaaaaaagagaaatcatCAAGGCGCACAAATTCGTCCCCGGCCAGCCGCAGTTCTGTGTTCTTCTCCAAACTGTGTGGAAGCCATAATAGTGAGAATGTCTTTACTGTTGGAGATATAGAACCAAAAATATTCAACAAACTGTTAGG gTATATATACACAGATGAGGTGGACCTTACCACTAAAACGGTGTTACCACTGTTGTATGCGGCGAAGAAGTACAAGCTTCAAGGTTTGGTGACGAAATGTTGTGAGAAATTAACTGCAGATATTGATACAGAGAGTGTGTGCACGTTGCTGGAACAAGCGCACGAGTATAAGGAAGTTGAACTGGAG AAACATTGTCTTCAATACATATTCAAGAATGCGCACGCAGTTTTACAGACAGCCTCATTCCAAAATTTGTGCGGTGCCTGTTTAAAGAAGATTATACATTCTGATGATCTCAAAGCGGACGAAAGCAAGATTTACGAAGCAGTCTGTCACTGGTCGGCAAAGGAGTGCAAGAGACAGAAACTGTCACCAACTCCGGACAACAGAAGTCGAGTTCTCGGTAAACTCATATATTTTGTGCGATTTCCTTTGTTAGATTTGGAATATTTCGCAGAAAATGTGCCACCGCAGGGCCTTCTGACGAAGGACGAAATCACACAAATTCTCAGGTATTTTCACAGTAGAACGTCACCATCTGTCGGTCCATTTATTTCCAGGAGGCGCGCGCTTACACGTGTCGTCAGGTTTGAAACTACTTCCGGTGCTTGGAATGTTGGGAATTATATTTTCGATTCGATCAGGTTTCAAAGCTCAAGAGATATTACATTACACGGAGTGGTTGTATATGGTTGTTTTACAGGAATGTCAGAATATGATGTAGCTGTAAGAATACTGAATAACAAACAAGAAATTATAGCACAAAACAACCTAATTATTGAGTCTAATGCAGACATAGAAATGTGTGATATCTTATTAAGCAATGCTATAAGACTGGACGCCATGACATGGTATACAATCATGTTAAATATGGAAGGCCCGCAGACAAAGCGTGGTGTCTGTGGCAAAGAGATGGTATATTACGAACAAGTTCAGTTTATGTTTAAAAACAGTAGTTTTCCTCAAAACTGTACTTCTGAGAGGGAAGGACAGATCCCAGGCATTTTGTTTcattaa